ttTTAACTGGCCATAATTGAAAAGCAAGGTGAATTTATTTGTTGTACCTTTTCAAAATTGTTAAATTTGTCTCCGTTGTAGAAAAAGTTAGAAAGCACAGATAGAGAGACTGTAATCCCCTCATCCAGAGATATTCACTAATAATGTTTTAGTTCATATGTACTCATATTTTCTGTGcaagaatatatttgtatttcaaaggctatactataaatattttctgatatttttatctatgtcaatatataaaaatatataaatttttaagttgCCTAGTATTACATTGTATGGATGGATGTATCATAATGTATTTAGGCAAACATCAATTGgacattttttggctattataaacaaccTTGTAAACTGCAtagttgtatatatattttttgcctaCTTgtccaattatttctttaaacaaaatGCCTAGGAAAGGGATGAATGGCTAAAGGGCATTCACACATTTTTAAGGCTTTCTATTGCCAAATTTCCCTCCAAAATAGTTGTACCAATTAACTCTCCCTCCTGTAGTGTATGAGGCTGCCCATTGCCTTAGTCCTTATAAACACCACCATTATGGTTACTTTCAGTCTTCGTTGTATCTTTTGAGTATGAttcattttccttgttcttaATATTAAAAGCAGATAATCTGGCAGTTTGATATTTTGAtgtcttaaaaatatgaaaataagttgCTTTCCATTAGTGTGGTCTgtccatagttttcttttctttgggtcaGGGTTCCTGATAGAAATAAGATTCTTCACCTCTGTTCTACATCTTTTCTTCCCTCAGTCTCTGTCATTCTGTCCTTAGACAGGTATTACTCTGTACCCCACCCCACACTCCACTAGGGCACTGAAGCAGCTTTCTATTTGCCCCTAAGCTTAGGTACTGGCTGCAAAGTATGAGCTCAATTATAACTGTTCCATTTCTGCCAATATTCCCATGATCAACATGACCATCATGATCCACATCTAAAATTACAATTTCCAAAGGGATTTGTTATACATCAATTCTTTACAACCATCTTATGAGTAAAGGGTctaggctttggagtcaggcaggCCTGCGTTGAAATCCTGGGCTGTCACTTAACTGCTCTGAGCTCATTTCCTCTACCTGTAAAGAGAAGATAATAGTTCAGAGGATTGTTGTGAGGTCTAAATAACATGTATAGAGCTCTTAATGCAGTCCTATTACTGATCGGTGAaataactgaggctcagagaactaGAGGGAATTGTACAAGTCTTATTTGAGCCCAGATATTCTGACCCTAGAGAATTATGTAATGAATACCTGTCTCACCacctagatttaaaaaaacaaacggAAATGAATTGAAGTCTCCCGTGTGTCCTTCCCTGGTCCCATTCCccttccaccttccctcctcctctcccctcctccacccGAGGTAAGAACTATTCCAAAATTTGGTATATATTATTCCTGTGATGTTCCTATACTTCTACTCCATATTTATACATCTGTGAGCAATTTTGGTATTGTTCTACatgcttttaaaaactttatGTACATGGGGGTAGGTTGTGCATATCATTCTGCAGCTAGCTATTTTTACTCAGTAATTTTTGAGAGTTAACCCTGGTAATGCATGCAgttctagttcatttattttaactCAGTTTAGTATTCTATTATATGAATatgactgaggctcagagaactaGAGGGATTTGTACAAGTCTTATTTGTACAACTGTATTAACCGTTCTCCCATTTATAAATActtaaattatttccaaattgATGATGGCAAACATTGACGCAATGGACATGCTCGTATGTGTCTCCTTGTAAACACAAGCAAGAGTCcccttaaattctttttttttattaaggtattactgatatacactcttatgaagatttcacatgaaaaaaaaatgtggttactacatttacccatactatcaagtgcCCATAGACCCAGTCATTCTTTAAGAGAGAGCCCCCAAACCACTGAGTGTTTCTTTTAGGCATTTGTTTAAACTTGActgtcaatttttgcttttcatttttggaAAGTATGTGGTTAGAAATGTGCCTTGGACCCTCTCAGCTTTATGGAATGAAGCAGGACATACTCTACTCAGATTTGCAGACGTCTTGTTTTGGTTTATTCAGACAGCCTCACAATGTCCTCTGTTGGTGAGAGAATTCTAAAAAATGGTTGCACATATAAACCTCTTATTCTTATTATCAAAGCCAGTGCAGTGGGTATTTAATGGTCCAAAATCCATTCATCCAGACAATCTCTGCTGAAGTTTACTATGAGCTTGGCTACGAGTCCCCTTAAATTCTTCTTAGGCCATAAGATATGAGCAAATTCAGTTTTACTagatagttttccaaagtggttgtacaaaTGTGtgctcccaccagcaatgtgtaatGAGCTCCTATTGATccatatcttcaccaacacttagtATTATCAGACTTGAAAATTTTTGACAATCTAATGAGTATaaagtatctcactgtggttttaaattgcatttatcTGATTACTAATGAGACTGGGCATAGATTTTCATTGTTTATTGGCCATTCCATTTTGTGCTTCTGTGAAGAGCCTTTGCACACTTTTATATTtgggtatttttatatttattattgatttgcaggagttatttatatattgtaaatgCTAAACTTTTGTTTGCTATATGTGCTGCCTATATTTTCTCCCAGACTTTTGCTTGTTTCATTGTTTAGAAAGACTCTTACTGTAATGAAGTTCTGAATTTTACTGTAGTTAAgtgtattaattcttttttttatggcaacACTGTTTTGACCATACTATATCATCTCTTCATGTCTTTCTATGAGCAACTTAAGACCTCCTTTCCCCCTTGGGCCTGACAGGTCACCCTCTTCCTCCTTTGCCTGAAGTTTTTGTCATGTTGACATGTGCCTTTTGCTATGGCCATGATGACTTTGATGTGATTGGTCTGACGTTCTGCAAAGATCTGTATGTACAAGTCCAACAATGGGTCCAGCTGAGCCCACCAGCCCCCAAGGGCTCCTCACAGTCCTATAGGAGTGAGTGCTGCACAAGTTGGGGGACATTGTCTACCCCTTTACTTTGCAGGTACTGACCCTCCAGTCCTgagcaagatttctggaggaaaTAAGAGGGAAAGCTATAGAAGGAGAATAGAGGAAAGGGGTCTCTGGTCTCTGTTTCTTCTGTTTGCTGATTCCCTAGATGGCTGTCAACTTGCCCTGTTCAATGACACTGCAGCCAGGTCCTGGAGATATAGAAAAGGTGAGATCTCAGTTTAGGAAGAGGGATAGATGGACAGTGCTGGGAGAGGAACAGAGGGACAAATGGACAAGCCTGGAGAAACAAACAGCTAAGGGATGGGGTTGGCATTTCCTTATAGACCCATGAGGAAGGGAGGGGCAGTGTTGGAAAGGAGCTCTCTTTGCTCCTGTCCCTTTGCAGGCCTGTGGGATTGACTTTGAATTAAAGAGTGTCTGTGCTGAAAACCTGGAGGAGAAAATCCCCAAGAGGTAGTCTGGTCCTCTCCAAAATCCCTGCATCTAGCCTGCACCAGTAaacagacaaggaaggacagaaaCAGCCCTGCTTCTAACCCCTGTATCACCATCACCAACAACTCAGATGCCCACTTCAGATTCCTCTCTGACTTCTCTTCTTTGCTCTAAAGCAATGGTCAGCAAACTTTCCTGTAAATGGCCAAAAAATAAGTATTTACCCTTTGTGAGCCATATAGTTTCTATTGCaattactcaactctgccattgcagtgcaaaagcagccatagatagtatgtaaatgaatgagcatggctgtgttccaatacaaCTTAATCTACaggcactgaaatttgaattttatggAATTTCCACGTCATGAAATATTGTCTttcgattttttttttcaaccactGAAAAATGTAATGACCATTCTGAGCTCCCAGGCCATACAAAACAGGCAGCAGGCCAGTTCTGGCCAGTGAACCACAGTTTGCTGACCCATGGCCTAGATACCTACACTGAGGGTCTAGAGCAGTTCTTGGAGGGAGGCCTtcctccactccccaccccctcccaagCAAGGACTGGGCTATGCGGTTTTCATGGGGAGGGTCAGAGTCCCAAAGGAGATGTTCTGGCTAACCCCTTGACCTCTACTCAGAGATTCTGTGTGGCCAGTGGTTTGGAAAATACAATTTGCACCCCTGGAGCcaggccctggcccctggacccaGACCATTCACTACTTCCTTCTGTCAGCTAAGCCTCTACAACTCCAGGCCTGGATAGACAAAGAGGTTTGTGACCCCCCCATTTTCCCTGCTACCCTGCAGCCCCTCTGAAACCCTTTCTTCAATAATTTCCTACTGGGTAGATAGGGATGAAGCCAAGGTGGCAATAGTGCTAAGGAAACAGGAACTCCAGGTCTTGATCTGGGCATTCTCTCACAAATTTGTGATGGAACTCTCTTGCTTCAGGTTCACTACCATGGCAAACCCATCTCTGTCATCAGTGCTATCAACAACTGAACCAACAAggttatcaaaaaaataaaacaagatttcAGGTGAGCTTCGTTTCCTATCCCCTTGTACCTGATCCCAAATGCACAGGTCTTTTGCCAACAATCTACTCCACTTAAGCAGTCTGCATTCAGCTAGACCTTCCCTCTGATGCAGGCTTATCGAAATACATATCTTTGCCCGTGAGCACGTCCTAGTGCATTATTCATAGTGTGCCCATGTATAAGGTCATATCTGAAGGCAGTGAGTTGGTGTCTTGAGGATGACTAACTGATTATAGTCATGCGCTTTTCCTGGCTGTTCAGATGGCCAGATCACAAATGTTGTCCTGTATTCACTAGACAAGTACACCAAGACCATGTTAGTTCAGGAGTTCACATGAGCTGTCACTGGGGCCTGGGCCAGAAGGCCAAGGGGTGTGGTGGTAGGAAGAGGGCTGAGGAATGGAGGTGCAGGAGGGGATTAGGGAAAGAAAGAAGTGGATAAGATCCCAGGACTGAGGAAGGTCAAAGAGAGGGCTGACATGGAGAAAGGGAGGAATTTCCAGGAGACCTAGAGAGAGTATACCCACAAGAAGATCATCAGAATCCCAAGAAAGGGCAGGAGCATAAGGATTTCCCACCAGAGCAAATGTTCCCACTCTCCACAGTCAGACATGCCAGGAATCTTGGATACTCCAGTAGGTTGTAGAATTgtgcaagacactcttgagaatGCAAGTACACTTGTTGGAAAGCCTAGCCTA
This DNA window, taken from Manis pentadactyla isolate mManPen7 chromosome X, mManPen7.hap1, whole genome shotgun sequence, encodes the following:
- the ARR3 gene encoding LOW QUALITY PROTEIN: arrestin-C (The sequence of the model RefSeq protein was modified relative to this genomic sequence to represent the inferred CDS: inserted 1 base in 1 codon; substituted 5 bases at 5 genomic stop codons): MSSVVFVMLTCAFCYGHDDFDVIGLTFCKDLYVQVQQXGPAEPTSPQGLLTVLXEXVLHKLGDIVYPFTLQMAVNLPCSMTLQPGPGDIEKACGIDFELKSVCAENLEEKIPKRDSVWPVVWKIQFAPLEPGPGPWTQTIHYFLLSAKPLQLQAWIDKEVHYHGKPISVISAINNXTNKVIKKIKCSDGQITNVVLYSLDKYTKTMLVQEFTXTIAANSNFSKSLTITPLLAANCQKQSLAVGGKLKYCATSLASSTIXVQILQPGMNKEILGILVAYKVKVTLMVMPGGILGDLAASDVGVLLPLILTHPSHHKGSHEAASSEDIVIE